A genome region from Bordetella genomosp. 10 includes the following:
- a CDS encoding MotA/TolQ/ExbB proton channel family protein translates to MLSILRDAGWPIWFLLATSVLCLALIFERLLSLRRSLVAPPGLLAQVLDMVRNRQDSPEAVNRLERNSPLGRVLAEVLRNRHAPRDEMRSAVEDVGRAVAHDLNRYVSALGTIAVVAPLLGLFGTVVGMIDIFGSYSPVGGDPAQLAHGISVALYNTGFGILIAIPAMIFHRYLRGRVDGYLHQMEQAAGRAARILGGGARARGAGPEDDGGLREPVFQDALS, encoded by the coding sequence TTGCTGTCCATTCTCCGCGACGCCGGCTGGCCGATCTGGTTCTTGCTCGCCACCTCGGTCCTGTGCCTGGCCCTGATTTTCGAGCGCCTGCTCTCGCTGCGCCGCAGCCTGGTGGCGCCGCCCGGCCTGCTCGCCCAGGTGCTCGACATGGTGCGCAACCGGCAGGACAGCCCCGAAGCCGTCAACCGGCTGGAGCGCAATTCCCCGCTGGGCCGCGTGCTGGCCGAGGTGCTGCGCAACCGCCACGCGCCGCGCGACGAAATGCGCAGCGCGGTGGAGGACGTCGGCCGCGCCGTCGCCCACGACCTGAACCGCTACGTATCGGCGCTGGGCACCATCGCCGTGGTGGCCCCCCTGCTGGGCCTGTTCGGCACGGTGGTGGGCATGATCGACATCTTCGGCTCCTATTCGCCGGTGGGCGGCGACCCGGCCCAACTGGCCCACGGCATCTCGGTCGCGCTCTACAACACGGGTTTCGGCATCCTCATCGCCATCCCGGCCATGATCTTCCACCGCTACCTGCGCGGACGCGTCGACGGCTATCTGCACCAGATGGAACAGGCGGCCGGCCGCGCCGCCCGCATCCTGGGCGGCGGCGCCCGCGCCCGCGGCGCCGGCCCGGAAGATGACGGCGGCCTGCGCGAACCGGTCTTCCAGGACGCGCTGTCATGA
- the xseA gene encoding exodeoxyribonuclease VII large subunit yields the protein MTIEFTVKDDVFTRDILTVAQLNQAVGRVLERNVPALWVRGEISNFTAAASGHWYFTLKDNQAAVRGVMFRSRAAAVGFQPRAGDKVEVRARVTLYEPRGDYQLQVDAMRRAGLGDLFEAFLRLKQKLEAEGLFDEARKRPPVFLPRAIGVVTSLHAAALRDVLTALARRAPQVPVIVYPAPVQGADSAPRLAAAIAAANRRAEVDTLLLVRGGGSIEDLWSFNDEALARQVAASAIPVICGVGHETDFTIADFVADVRAPTPTAAAELACLPRQELYQRVRVMARELQRVQQRLLDRAAQRLDRAAAQLESPQQRLAHQADRLAALRHRLVNAWPGPQGRRQARLELLVARLRHRGPDVARARDGVGRQARQLLQAQRRLLELRRNRLQSLSAQLRAFDPGQVLARGYALARDEEGRLVRDAAALAPGQRLALEFARGGARVDVVDVVDKQD from the coding sequence ATGACAATTGAATTTACGGTCAAAGACGACGTATTTACGCGGGATATCCTCACGGTTGCCCAGTTGAACCAAGCCGTGGGGCGGGTCCTGGAACGCAACGTCCCGGCCCTGTGGGTCCGCGGCGAGATTTCCAATTTCACCGCGGCGGCGTCGGGCCACTGGTACTTCACCCTGAAGGACAACCAGGCCGCGGTGCGCGGCGTCATGTTCCGCAGCCGCGCGGCCGCCGTCGGCTTCCAGCCGCGCGCCGGCGACAAGGTGGAGGTGCGCGCCCGCGTGACGCTGTACGAGCCGCGCGGGGACTACCAGTTGCAGGTCGACGCCATGCGGCGGGCCGGCCTGGGCGACCTGTTCGAGGCCTTTCTGCGGCTGAAGCAGAAACTGGAGGCCGAAGGGCTGTTCGACGAAGCGCGCAAGCGGCCGCCCGTCTTCCTGCCGCGCGCCATCGGCGTGGTGACCTCGCTGCACGCGGCCGCGCTGCGCGACGTCCTGACGGCCCTGGCCCGGCGCGCGCCGCAGGTGCCCGTCATCGTCTACCCCGCGCCGGTGCAGGGCGCCGACTCGGCGCCGCGGCTGGCGGCCGCCATCGCCGCCGCCAACCGGCGCGCCGAGGTCGACACGCTGCTGCTGGTGCGCGGCGGCGGCAGCATCGAGGACCTGTGGAGTTTCAACGACGAGGCCCTGGCGCGCCAGGTGGCGGCCAGCGCCATCCCGGTGATCTGCGGCGTCGGCCACGAGACCGATTTCACCATCGCCGACTTCGTCGCCGACGTGCGCGCGCCCACGCCCACCGCGGCGGCGGAACTGGCCTGCCTGCCGCGCCAGGAGCTATACCAGCGCGTGCGCGTCATGGCGCGCGAATTGCAGCGGGTCCAGCAACGCCTGCTCGACCGGGCCGCGCAGCGGCTGGACCGAGCGGCCGCGCAACTGGAGTCGCCGCAGCAGCGGCTGGCGCACCAGGCCGACCGCCTGGCCGCCTTGCGGCACCGCCTGGTCAATGCCTGGCCGGGTCCGCAGGGACGGCGGCAGGCGCGCCTGGAGCTGCTGGTCGCGCGCCTGCGCCATCGCGGGCCGGACGTGGCGCGCGCCCGCGACGGCGTGGGCCGACAGGCACGTCAGTTGCTCCAGGCGCAACGGCGCCTGCTCGAGCTGCGGCGCAACCGGCTGCAGTCCTTGTCGGCGCAGTTGCGGGCCTTCGATCCCGGACAGGTGCTCGCCCGCGGCTATGCCCTGGCGCGCGACGAGGAGGGCCGGCTGGTCCGCGACGCCGCGGCGCTGGCGCCGGGACAGCGGCTGGCGCTGGAGTTCGCCCGCGGCGGCGCGCGCGTCGACGTGGTCGACGTCGTCGACAAGCAGGATTGA
- the sodB gene encoding superoxide dismutase [Fe], with amino-acid sequence MAHTLPPLPYPLDALAPHISKETLEYHYGKHHQTYVTNLNNLIGGTEFENASLEDIVKKSSGGVFNNAAQVWNHTFYWNSLSPKGGGEPSGKLADAIKAKWGSVDAFKEAFNKSAAGNFGSGWTWLVKKADGSLDIVNTSNAATPLTTADKPLLTCDVWEHAYYIDYRNARPKYLENFWALVNWEFATQNLG; translated from the coding sequence ATGGCGCACACGCTTCCCCCCCTGCCTTATCCCCTGGATGCCCTGGCTCCCCACATTTCCAAGGAAACGCTGGAGTACCACTACGGCAAGCACCATCAAACCTACGTCACCAACCTGAACAACCTGATCGGCGGCACCGAGTTCGAAAACGCCTCCCTGGAAGACATCGTCAAGAAGTCGTCCGGCGGCGTGTTCAACAACGCGGCCCAGGTCTGGAACCACACCTTCTACTGGAATTCGCTGTCCCCCAAGGGCGGTGGCGAGCCCTCCGGCAAGCTGGCGGACGCCATCAAGGCCAAGTGGGGCAGCGTCGACGCCTTCAAGGAAGCCTTCAACAAGTCGGCCGCCGGCAACTTCGGTTCGGGCTGGACCTGGCTGGTCAAGAAGGCCGACGGTTCGCTGGACATCGTCAACACCAGCAACGCCGCCACCCCGCTGACCACCGCCGACAAGCCCCTGCTGACCTGTGATGTGTGGGAACACGCCTACTACATCGACTATCGCAACGCCCGTCCCAAGTACCTGGAGAATTTCTGGGCGCTGGTGAACTGGGAATTCGCGACGCAGAACCTGGGCTGA
- a CDS encoding chloride channel protein has translation MPPASSTRRLRLKLRRQLRHARRLSRKSVQLGLVLGGAALVALASLAFARLADIALEWNALWVARAGWAAFIVMPLGLAAIRWLTLRYASYAAGSGIPQVIGALTLQGRPTAQGGLVTLAHALWKIPLTFAGMLVGASIGREGPSVQVGAAVMLAWGRFWKRRQLPLQGFHNNELIAAGAAGGLAAAFNAPLAGVIFAIEELGRGTALRWQRLVLIGVLACGFMVVAVSGNNPYFGTFGGAPLHSMLGWVLLCGVINGALGGAFARLLGKGVTVVAPLQWRGWMRAHPVLTAAVIGLVLAAIGFATHGVVYGTGYGAAAALLSGQPFGHDGFGLLKWLATLLSYWAGIPGGIFTPALTTGAGIGQEIWAWTGGLVDQRVLVLVSMAGFLAAATQAPLTAAVVVMEMTGSQPMLFWLIAAALVSSVVSRQFSPHAFYHMAAGRFRRQILVDTGRAQKSAVAA, from the coding sequence ATGCCACCCGCCTCCTCGACGCGCCGGCTGCGACTGAAGCTACGCCGGCAACTGCGCCATGCGCGCCGGCTCTCCCGCAAGTCCGTGCAACTTGGCCTCGTCCTGGGAGGCGCCGCCCTGGTGGCGCTGGCGTCGCTGGCCTTCGCCAGGCTGGCCGACATCGCCCTGGAATGGAACGCCCTGTGGGTGGCGCGCGCCGGCTGGGCCGCCTTCATCGTGATGCCTTTGGGCCTGGCGGCCATACGCTGGCTGACGCTGCGCTACGCCAGCTACGCGGCCGGCAGCGGCATCCCGCAAGTGATCGGCGCCTTGACCTTGCAGGGACGGCCGACGGCGCAGGGCGGCCTGGTGACCCTGGCGCACGCGCTCTGGAAGATCCCGCTGACCTTCGCCGGCATGCTGGTCGGCGCGTCGATCGGCCGCGAGGGACCGTCGGTGCAGGTCGGCGCGGCCGTCATGCTGGCGTGGGGGCGCTTCTGGAAGCGCCGCCAGTTACCGCTGCAGGGCTTCCACAACAACGAACTCATCGCCGCCGGCGCGGCGGGCGGCCTGGCGGCCGCGTTCAACGCGCCGCTGGCCGGCGTCATCTTCGCCATCGAGGAACTCGGGCGCGGGACGGCGCTGCGCTGGCAGCGGCTGGTGCTGATCGGCGTGCTGGCCTGCGGCTTCATGGTGGTGGCCGTCAGCGGCAACAATCCCTATTTCGGCACCTTCGGCGGCGCCCCGCTGCACAGCATGCTGGGGTGGGTGCTGCTGTGCGGCGTCATCAACGGCGCGCTGGGCGGTGCGTTCGCGCGCCTGCTGGGCAAGGGCGTCACGGTGGTGGCGCCGCTGCAGTGGCGGGGCTGGATGCGCGCCCATCCGGTGCTGACCGCCGCCGTCATCGGCCTGGTGCTGGCGGCCATCGGCTTCGCGACGCACGGCGTCGTCTACGGCACCGGTTACGGCGCCGCCGCGGCGCTGCTGTCGGGCCAGCCTTTCGGCCACGACGGCTTCGGCCTGCTGAAGTGGCTGGCCACGCTGCTGTCCTACTGGGCCGGCATCCCCGGCGGCATCTTCACGCCGGCGCTCACCACCGGCGCCGGCATCGGCCAGGAGATCTGGGCCTGGACCGGCGGGCTGGTCGACCAGCGCGTCCTGGTCCTGGTCTCCATGGCGGGCTTTCTCGCCGCCGCCACGCAGGCGCCCCTGACGGCCGCCGTGGTCGTGATGGAAATGACGGGCAGCCAGCCCATGCTGTTCTGGCTGATCGCCGCCGCGCTCGTCTCCTCGGTGGTGTCGCGCCAGTTCAGCCCGCATGCCTTCTATCACATGGCGGCCGGCCGCTTCCGACGGCAGATCCTGGTCGACACCGGACGCGCGCAGAAATCGGCCGTCGCCGCCTGA